The following is a genomic window from Carassius carassius chromosome 24, fCarCar2.1, whole genome shotgun sequence.
AGCTGGACAGTGAGCAGGACAACCTTTTCAACTACGGGAAATCTCAAAACAGAGCCAATGGAGCGGTCAGAAATGGAGGCACTCTCAGCCTTTGTCCTGTGGAAGGTTGAGTCTCACATGGACATTTCTTTATAGTGGATATTTACAATGCAAGGGTATTGTTGAATACTCTACAAGTACAGATTTAAACCGGCTGAATGAATGAGCTGCTAAACTTATCGACTACTGAATGCAGTTAGTCTTGTAATGGAATATTCCCGTTTTCTGAATGATACTGTCAATTACCAATCGCATATTCATTTTGAATATAAAAAGATCTTGCATTCAACTCACATAATCGCAGTTGATCTCACTATGTTCTTAATAATGCTTGTATGTTCAGTGATGCAGTGCAAGCAAttggttattttgttatttatatgatGCTTCTATGATAGAATTTGGGGAGAAGTTGTAAATAACTGATGCATAGAACGGCAAAatcataaaagaaagaaaatgccaTTCTTCTttatgtaaaacatttaatttttactgaactttctgttaaaaaatgttaatgtgcccgattgaaatgcattattttagtTATGGTTTGTTGGTATACTGATACTATACACTGGTCTTTGTCTTAATAGCATTCTGGATTTACAACCTTTTAAAAATGTCTGCTTTAGCTAGAATTGCAATAAATGCCAGTTGTATCAAGGCACATTTTGACAAGGAGATGCATTTCtcctatctttttttttgttttaatgcagctggtgatgcaaaaaattcaagaCATATGGCCGTTTACAGAGGTTAGACTGTTTTATAACCAAAACAACCATTCAATATTTATAGTATCAGTGGCAGAAATCCAATGAAACTGAATTCACATAAAGAACAGTGTGCATATTAATGAAAGTGGCATAACTATACGAACAGCAGAAATTTAAATGTCCAGATTTGAAGTTTCTTTACCAAGGCTTTCAGCTGTATATTTAGTCATTGTACTTTCATGTGCTTTTATTTGCAAAAATGGCACTCCTAAAGTAAGAAAATGAATATACTTCtaaacatattttcatatatataacagttcaaaaTACAATTAGGTATATCAATCTAGAATTAATAttttcaacaattaaaaaaaattaaaataaaatcatttaaaacagagaacagttgttgtttttaaaaaaaatacacttgcaATAACAACATTTTCTCTGCCTAAATGAATTTGCACAGCAAAATAAAGTTACACTGCggaaaaaaaagtatatgtttGTCTTCTTTTCAATCTAAAATTAAATgtagtaagaaaaataaactaactattatctaaaaaaaatctcATCTTACCCAAATACACAAAACTAAATATATCTTGCTTCAAGGatgtttacatatttttacatcatacaaataagttttttttttttcagtgtaagccAATCTTATTTCAGAGCAACTAGGTTACATTAATAACTTATGATGGAAGGACAATTTGTACCCATTTTTACAGCAAATATCTAAATGATCCTGACAGTGAAATGTCTCTCCATAGTCATTATTCAGTTAAATCTGATTAAAAGGGAGAATGTTACATGAGTTTTATAGATTAATGTTTGTATGATTGTCCTGAATAATGACATACTTCCTGCCAGTAACCATAGTCTTTAAAGCGAGAGTCCCCCCAAACACATGTACTTTATTTCTAGATACTCATCAATGCCATATTTGGATCCTTCTCTGCCCAGTCCAGACTGTTTGATTCCACCAAAAGAGGCTTCTGTGGTGGAGATCAGACCTTCGTTGACCCCAAccatgcccacctccatctgcTCAGCCACCCGCCAGATCTGACTGATGTCTCTGGAGTAAAAGTAACCTGATAAaagaaaacagttttgaatgtaaTTCCATTGAAAGAGCCAAGTGATTAAAGTTATGTAGCTGCTGTTTGCTTTCCTTGACCCTTCAGACACATAAGGGTACAGTGGAGCTAAAGGACAATAGGATTTTTctggtccaaaaaaataaaaaaaaaataaagtatatatatataataatatacataacaaaaaagtgtgtaacaactgaaaatatgtcatattctagccaccttttgctttgatttctgctttgcacactcttggcattctcttgatgagcttcaagaggtagtcacctgaaatggtcttccaacagtatatatattgtattttccggactataagtcgcacttttttcatagtttggctggtcctgcgacttatagtcaggtgcgacttatttatcaaaattaatttgacatgaaccgagagaaatgaaccaagagaaaacattaccgtctacagccgcgagagggcgctctatgctgctcactgctcccgtggcctacactgagcagcattgagcgccctctcgcggctgtggagtcatgaaaataaagaaaactctttgaatgagaaggtgtgtccaaacttttggtctgtctatatatatatatatatatatatatatatgtgtgtgtgtttcttatgctcaccaaggttacacttatttgattaaaatatagtaaaaacaaatatttatacatacacacacacacacacacacacacacatacatacatatatatatatatatatatataaataatgtaaattattaatttgatcTATAATAGAATGGAGCACATAAATATAATCAAAGACTTTCATGTAGaataatattttagcatcatAAATACATAATCAAAATAACCCCTTTGTTTTCGTTGTTTTTTAGTGTTTaagatgaaaacaaaattaaagatgtaaacaaaattaaaagtCCTTTAACCCCCCTTTACCCTCCAGTATTTCATGATTGGTTAATTCGCATTGTTGTCAAATGATTGTTTAGTGCAATGTAGTCTGTTGTAAATGTTTTCAATAAGGAACACTTCTAGCTAATAAATAAACAGGCATATGAGGAAAAAGTGGGCAAACTCAAAACTGTCAAACAAAACTTGGTTAATTTGCAAAGACGGACAAACCTGCTAAACCAACAGGAGAAGCATTGGCAATGGCAAGTGCCTCCTGTTCCGTGTTGAACCTGGTGAAGAAAACAAAGTCAGCAGCAGACACAACCAGACATCATcagccaaaaaatgaaaatgaaataaaaaatattttacatttttaataataaaaatgaaacctaaatatttttttaaacaactgaaaTTAAACTCTAAATTTTTATGCTGATAATATACGATGAAATCTgtagataaatatataaatataaaataaaatgttttaaattactaAATTTGAGGTTATCATGAAGTCATGTtatagaataaataataaatactcaCTTAACAACAGGAATAAGGGGTCCAAAGGTCTCCTCTCGCATGCAGAGCATGTCAGTGTTGACACTGGACAGCAGGGTGGGCTGCATGAAGGAGCCCTCCAGTCTCTTCCCACCTCGAACTATGACTGCTCCCAGTGACAGAGCATCTGCAATCTGGTTCTCCACCTGAAAGAGATAACCGCTGATCAACACCATTAAACTCATCATCTTAACCACATGATCTGTATGTGTGCTTGTTGACAGTGACATTAGTGTTTGCCTCCAATAGAATCATCAGTTGCTGTATTTGCTTTCAGCATGAGGCACCTTCTCTGCAGCACGTGTGTTGATGAGTGGCCCCTGAGTGGTGGTGGGCTCTGAGCCATGGCCAACCTTCAGTTCAGCATCCATAGCCTTCGCCAGCTTCTCCATGAAGGCATCATGGATGCCACTCTGCACCAAAAAGCGGTTGGAGCACACGCAGGTCTACAGCAGAGAGACACATTACAGGCGAGACATGGAAAACAGCTGTTTACGGTTACAAAAATGTCAAGTACACCCTAGTATTTACAAGGTACCTGGAGTACACTACTTCATTATTTATGAAAAACATTCACTTTTCTTTCTTGAAAATTGTGCAAAGGGTCAATGTATATGGGTCAAATTTCTCcccaaaataaacagaaaaaaataagcaatatttagcataaaataaatttatttgaagtagggctgtcgcgataaccgcaaaattgtaataccgcgctattgacaagcaaaccgcagaggaaagatagcaaccgcagaaaccgcggcaaccgcaaaaaaaaggttttttttatgaggctgtggccttattggttttttttttcaatttgtcactgtgcattcaatgttaaataaattatattaatgatacaatatggtcacgactgtaattttctcgtgagccgttgtagctttagggtgcttcgttagttttgaataggccggctgaaaccaTGGGAGGcactcgatctcgtcccaaaacctaatgtcacgttgccagtttgggaacattttggctttcaacccaatgaaaaggacgagccagcgaatatagatgagccgatatgcaaaatgtgctgcaaaaaaagttcctgtgacactgcaatacatctaatttgaggtcatcatcgggacattctaaaacgcttaacgggaaaaacgcttaatgtggtttaatgtaccaatacagtaatattaacagaccaaactcactaaaaatcatattaataaagtatattatctacaaaaaatcagatgatccctgaatatgaattcaacgcgtttaataacacgttaagccttttcctctcatagaaaaccatcataaggcttaacgtgttattaaacgacttgcattcatattcagggatcatctgtttttttgttttgttttttgtatattgtatactactttattagtataatgtttagtgagtttggtttttaaaaatcactgtcttagtacattaagcgttttcttataacggttttctatgggaggaaaaggcttaacgtgttattaaacgagttgcattcatattcagggctcatctgatttgtttatagatagtatactttagtagtatgatttttagtgagtttggtctgttaatatcactgtcttagtagcctacattaagccatgttaagcgttttcgagtgtcccctgtcatccagcgcagctgccctctcaagcatcaggtcgcggagcaacatcaaaaagaacagctgagaccggccgacagttaggagtagctgaagcctttgcgaaatctgtaaaatacagccgtgaaagtaacaggcatacctgctgaagtcacggacaacctcagCGTcggtgcccatacccaagagagcgtgagcagataacgagctcacacactatctgcatgaggagtgcatcgactccagcacgaatccactgtcctgtgggccagtggtgacgtgataatcagtctagataaattattggaaaacgcatgttcttgttgctgttaggcatttaacaataaataaaaatgttttaaaacgtctctgtcagttaaaaaaagcaacaatatatgctacataactcaacgatagagctttgtatgcagcaaaatcaggataaattaggtatgtaaaaaaaaaataaataaataaaatgcggtaataccgcatatcgcgctattgagccacccataataaccgcaggggaaatttcttaaccgcgacagccctaattTGAAGGGAAAGTTCATCCAAAaacgaaaattctgtcattaattactcacccttatgttgttccaaacccatatgaccaTCAATACTTCTCTACCGTTCAGTCTCCACCATCATTTACGAGTGTACCACAACGCATGCatgtgcattcctctgcttgtGAACAATGTTGTTTGGCGTCAGAACGCCTGCGTCAGCAGCATCATCACACGCACGCATTGTGGTTCTCTCGTGAAtggtgttgctgtctatgcagggtcagaatgcTCTCGGATTATATcacaaatatcttaatttctATTCCGAAGATGAACCCTGAATGTCTTAtgggttttgaacgacatgaggaattgtgacagaattttcattttgggtgaactaccgcTTTAAGAGTGAAATACACTCACCTGGCCTGAGTTCCTGAATTTGGAAGCCATCGCTCCAGCTACGGCTTTATCTACATCAGCACTGTCAAATACAATAAAGGGGGCGTGTCCTCCCAACTCCATGGAGACCCTTTTAACAGTTCCTGCAGCGTGTCTTAGTAGTATCTGCAAAAGGATTCACTTAAGTGATTGTAAAATTATAGTGAACATTAAATACTGACTGCACAAAGAAATAAGATTTTTACCTTGCCAGTGGCTGTGGAGCCAGTAAATGAGATTTTGGCCACGAGAGGGTCTGTGCAGAGCAGCTCCCCAACAGCAGGGGTCTTTTCTCTTGAACAGGGCACCACATTAAACACCCCAGGAGGAATGCCAGCCTGAACCGACAGCTAGATAGGAATACAATGCATTATGCACTCTTTCATACACATTACTGTTCAAGAGATCATTGTAATATAAAGATTTGGTTCTCATTATCAAACATTttaatcttacagaccccaaaactAGTTCATCTATAAAGTTTGCCTATCTTGCAGACTGGTAAATGTCAAGTTAAGCAGGCTTTCATGGAAACAGACAGACCTCAGCAAGGGCCAGAGCAGAGAGAGGCGTGTCCTCAGCCGGCTTCACCACAACAGTGCAGCCCACCGCAAGCGCTGCGCCCACCTTCCTGGTGATCATGGCACTGGGGAAATTCCACTGTGAAAAGGGAAAATTTAAAATCACAACTGGGAGCTGACAGTTTTAGTTTGGCTCATTGACCCTATGGTCTGATGGTGTTCTGTTATCAGAATGAAGGAGGAAGTCTCACAGGTGTAATGATGGAAGCCACTCCCACCGGCTGCTTGAGTAACAGGATCTTGCGGTCCTTGGCTGGAGGTGCGACAATATCTCCATACACACGCCTGGCCTCTTCAGAAAACCACTCCAGAAAGGAGGCAGAATATGTCATCTCACCAACAGACTCCTTCATGGGCTTCCCCTGTACACACATTTGAGTGAACCAATTCTAATATCTGAATCCTGGTAAATAGAAACGTTAGATGTGCATGGTATGTAATGGGTCAGAATACCTACAGACTCGGCTGTGATCAACTTGGCAAGATCTTCCTTGTGCTGATTGATCAGATCAAACCACTTCCGCAGCAAAATGCTTCTCTCCTGCAAAGAGCATGCATCATCTCATTCatttaaatcttaattttttttttattcaaatagttTTTTCACATTACAATAATGAGAAGTGTGAAGGAAAAtttgcttaattgtcatgaaaattatCACAATAGTCACAATGCAAAACATAGCACTAAGTAAATGGTCTTTTTACCCCCAGGCGCCTTTTAGTACCATGTTCTGAAAATACCAAGGTATTATCATTCGTTATCAGGTGTACCACCCCAGTACGTTTTTTGAAACCGTAGAAAACAAGgtattttgtgatttttaacTTCGTACGTTCCTGTAATTAATTAGATCTAATGAACTATATATGACAGTCGTGCATTTCCCACAAATCACCTTGGCTGTGTTACTCTTCCACAGGTGGAACGCTTTGTACGCAGCATTGACAGCGCCTTGAGCTTCCTTTGTACCGCAGTCTGACACCTTCGCGATCTCTTCTCCCGTGGCTGGATCTAAGACGGGGAACGTGGATGCAGCGGAGACCCAGCGCCCTTCTATGAAGGCTTGAGTCCGCAGGAGCTGCGCTGACACACCGAGGCTGTAAGGCCGATGCAGCATCATGGGTAAGCCAGAGAACACCTGCCGGAGAATACACCGACCTCTTGAGAGGTATAAACTGCCCATGGTAAGAACTGACAGGTCTAATAAAACCCTTATATGTTCGTCAGTCAGCAGGTTGAGGCGTGCAGGCGTCTAATATCAAGCTCAGTCCAGTACAGAAAAGAGGGTGGTTGCTTTAAAAACGTGATTTCAAGCGCTTTATCAATTTTCTCCTTATTTAAATTATACTATCGACTGTTACATGCACTacgcacacacatataaaatTTTATCTTAATTATTTTCCATTGTCACTCCAAAAATaccgattaaaaaaaattaaataataattgtcCAGTGGATTGCGTGTTGCATATCTCTTTGCATTTAACTCACTGCAAATGCAAAGCAGAAAGTACAATCCGACTTCGACAGACGGTAGCGACGTCCATGAAcgaatcttcttcttcttcttgtattTATAATGACGGACGGCAACTAACGTTTAACATGCATATCCGCCCCCTACTGTGCTGGAGTGTGGACCAGAAATGTATACTtcaggagaaaaaataaataataaataaataaatcaataaataaataaaataaaaaataataactccCTTTATAACATTAAGGAAaccaatgaataaattaatacaataatCCCCAAGGACTTCAATTCTTTTCATTAAa
Proteins encoded in this region:
- the LOC132103257 gene encoding succinate-semialdehyde dehydrogenase, mitochondrial-like isoform X1, with product MGSLYLSRGRCILRQVFSGLPMMLHRPYSLGVSAQLLRTQAFIEGRWVSAASTFPVLDPATGEEIAKVSDCGTKEAQGAVNAAYKAFHLWKSNTAKERSILLRKWFDLINQHKEDLAKLITAESGKPMKESVGEMTYSASFLEWFSEEARRVYGDIVAPPAKDRKILLLKQPVGVASIITPWNFPSAMITRKVGAALAVGCTVVVKPAEDTPLSALALAELSVQAGIPPGVFNVVPCSREKTPAVGELLCTDPLVAKISFTGSTATGKILLRHAAGTVKRVSMELGGHAPFIVFDSADVDKAVAGAMASKFRNSGQTCVCSNRFLVQSGIHDAFMEKLAKAMDAELKVGHGSEPTTTQGPLINTRAAEKVENQIADALSLGAVIVRGGKRLEGSFMQPTLLSSVNTDMLCMREETFGPLIPVVKFNTEQEALAIANASPVGLAGYFYSRDISQIWRVAEQMEVGMVGVNEGLISTTEASFGGIKQSGLGREGSKYGIDEYLEIKYMCLGGLSL
- the LOC132103257 gene encoding succinate-semialdehyde dehydrogenase, mitochondrial-like isoform X2; its protein translation is MMLHRPYSLGVSAQLLRTQAFIEGRWVSAASTFPVLDPATGEEIAKVSDCGTKEAQGAVNAAYKAFHLWKSNTAKERSILLRKWFDLINQHKEDLAKLITAESGKPMKESVGEMTYSASFLEWFSEEARRVYGDIVAPPAKDRKILLLKQPVGVASIITPWNFPSAMITRKVGAALAVGCTVVVKPAEDTPLSALALAELSVQAGIPPGVFNVVPCSREKTPAVGELLCTDPLVAKISFTGSTATGKILLRHAAGTVKRVSMELGGHAPFIVFDSADVDKAVAGAMASKFRNSGQTCVCSNRFLVQSGIHDAFMEKLAKAMDAELKVGHGSEPTTTQGPLINTRAAEKVENQIADALSLGAVIVRGGKRLEGSFMQPTLLSSVNTDMLCMREETFGPLIPVVKFNTEQEALAIANASPVGLAGYFYSRDISQIWRVAEQMEVGMVGVNEGLISTTEASFGGIKQSGLGREGSKYGIDEYLEIKYMCLGGLSL